The DNA segment CCAAATGAAGCTGCGCCTTAGCCAGCAAGTGCAAAAGCTGCGCGTCTCGAAGAAGAGGCGCACGGTACTCGCCAGGAAAGACGCCTCCAGGCCAAGAGGtagcctccagcagcgctgcctgcgCCTCAGCACAGCTCCCCCACTCacggagcgccgccacgAGCTGAGCATCCTGGTCTGCGGTGCGCAACGCTACTGGGGTGAGAAACGCCTCCAGGAGAGCCAAAACGGGCCCGTGggccgcgtcggcgtgcCTGTACGTTCGCTCAAGCTTTGAGCGGTCGCTCCGGATTACTTTGAGCGCCTTTGCCGGGTGGCCCTCAAGAGCCTGTGTGCCACCGGCCGCCACGTCAGCTGCGGTGTCCATCGCAAGAAAGGCAAACGAAATCGCATAGTGCAGGCGCAGTGGTGCGTAGGTGGGGTGCAGAACAATGAGCTCCTCGTACGTGGctgcgacgcggcgcgcTACGGCGGAccaggaggagaaggacgaTTCACAAAATCGCTTCGCGTGCGGCACGTGACTCAGAAGCCCTCGTCTGCACGCCGCTCCCCCAGACCAGTTGAACAAGTCATAggtcgccaccgctgcgcggTGCTCGCGCATCTCCGACGACGGCaccgtgtgcacgcgtgggCTCCAGGAGAGCACGTTGATGCTGCGCAGGAGCACCAGGGCGTGGCTAGTGCTATCGTCCCGAAGGAGGTAGTATTCAGGCAACACTGCGCTGTAAAGGTAGATGTTTCCCAGCATCCAGCCGTAAGTGGTGCACACGAGTGAGGTCGGAGCCATATGTAGCTCCGCATGCGcttcctgcagcagcatggCTTTGAGCTTCGCGTAGCACACATCGGCAGCACGTCGCAGGGAGGAGCAGCCACTAGAAAGGTGGTTTTGACTAACGCCCAGCTCGCGAAGCACACGCCCGCCGTCCTCTACCTCCTGCGCAGCAACCACCTGTTCGAGCACTTGCGCGTACACCGCTCCCAGCTCAGCTGCTGACTTGACCAAGTCGTTCAGGGTTGGCAACGTTGCCAGGTTCGCCACCTGCGAGGTggccacctccagcgccacgacaTCACGCTCAGCCAGTACAGGGTACTTCCCCGGcctgcgacgctgcagctgctgcccacTCGATTGAAACATGATCGAGTTACCCAGGCACACGTAGAGCACTACGCATAGAACGAAGCAGCCCGATGCGATCCCAAAGCcgcgccatcgtcgccaGTATCTCGAGTGGCTCTTTACTGCAGAATCTcgggcgacagcggcagacgAGGCGGCTCCAGAGACCCGGGCACTGAAACGACGTTGCCGCATGTGCACAAGGCGCGCGCTCAGCAAACAAGTACAAGTTGAACAGTGAaatgccggcgctgctgtgtgaCTTTGTTGCACAAATGTCGTCCACATTGTAGGCGAGAGCCGAGGGGCAAGAGCGAGGTGTTTGTGCAGcgaaaggaggagaaaggaagaTGCCGTGGAATGCGGGAAGCGTGGGACGTGAAGGGATGGAGATGCAAGTGATCAACAGGCCCATTCCTTCAATGGTCAGCACGGATTTTTCTTCTGTTATACAACCCGCGCACTCTATGCCGCGTTGCAACATTCGGCACGAAAAGCGTCAGCTTCGCGCATAGAGGCGCTCGAGCGCCAGTAAACACAAACAAGTGTGTTGCGCTGCAGTTCCAGGCGAGCATCTCCGTATTCTGCACGGCAATATTCtccttgttttttttgttcgttgCCGTTATTGACCATCGCAGGCCTGCAATTGCATTACTTGCgtacttgtgtgtgtgtgtgtagtcGTACTTCCCCGCAGAGAGAAAGTGCTTGCGAGGAGTGCACGTGGATGTGAAGAAAGATGCACCTCAGACATCGaaggtgtgtgcgcgcgccacaGTGTGCCACTAtccgcgcctcctctccacgCTTCTATATTCTCCTAGCCCCTCTCCTACGACagcgaggggagggagaagggtgGCAGAATCatctcgtgtgcgtgtctttcgCAGCGTCCCTGATTTTATTTTCTTCGTGATAATCGTAGTAATTATAATAGGAATGAactgtatgtgtgcgtgtatggtgcgtctctgtgtgtgtgtgtaggctTGTATGCTTCAGCCCCCCTCTTGAACTTGATCGAACAGAACgagaagagaagcgggagCGGAGGGGAGGTACCAACGaacacgcaaaaaaaaaagaagaagcgaggAAAGGGGGTCAGAAGAGAAATGaacaaaagaggaggaggggaaagatatatatatatagatgaGGGgcagagggaaggaaggagtGCACCAGGTGATAGGCAACGCCGacgcgaaaacgaaaaggaaacaTACACGAGATGACGTGATGATAACAAGCTATAGAAGTACAGGCATCAATAGCACAAGCAGCGAGCGCAAGCAAGGCGCAAGAACagtgacacacacactcacacacacacagagaggaaaggaCAAGCGAAAAGCAAgtggggagaagaggagagagaatcaccgggggagggggcacacgCGAGTCCTTCGGCCCAGTGGGCGGCAACGGAATGCGCTTCAGGGATAGGGATGGCGCGACAAGGAGAGACAGGAGAGGATAGTGAAATGCCGCAAGAGCAGCCGCCCATGCGCGTGTGAACATGGCCTCCCTGTTCGAGGAAAACCGAAGTTCCCAACAACACCAGGCAAACGCGAGAACAGGGGCAGCAACAATAATAACAAGGGAACGAGCAGGAGCGCGCAATAACAACATGACCATAGAAAGTGAGGACATGACATCGTTGTTGCAACGCATAtgaaaagaagaagcacGTCCGCTTCGAAAGCGTCAGCACGGAGGGGAGAAAAGGGTGATAGTGGGTGGGTTGAAAagcaaacgaaaaagaaaagggccTCGGTCGCCGCTCatcccgcacacgcacagacacgcataTCAAGACTCCTCCGCCTCATCACTTTTCGCTGTGACTAAAGCACCACACAACAATACGCTATACATATATGAGAATAAGAGGAAGGCAACAGGAGAGCTAACAAAGAAGCCAAAAAGCAccaagaaaaaagggggagggaagggctCAGCGCACACCAGCGCAACGCATGCGCTTCAGAACGGCATGTAAGGGAATTTGCGAAAGACATAAAGTCCACAAACGGCATCCCACCCCTCTGAACgcttctgctgcttttcctttCCGCTGTGTGAGTGCATGCAGCCGTCTCTACATCTCCCGAAGATGATTGACGACGCCACCGCGGACAGTGTACTCATTCAGCGTCTCCATCGTAATGTCGCCAAGGTTCTTCGCGAACACTCTCGGAATGGACAGAGTGGTCTCCTCAGGAGTCAGGCTCACGTCAACAACCATGCGGAagcgctccagcgccttctTGGAAAACCCATCGATGCCATCCATCACCACAACGGCGCGGTTTGTCGCCGCATCCATGCGGTGCGCGCAGGCCTCGAAGTAGTCCATTTCgggccgccagcgcagccccagttcctcgccctccttgCCTTCCAGGAAGTTGTCGAAAATGGAGCTGCCTTTGGTGGTTTCGTTGATGACCCATCGCGCAttcttgctgccgctgacgcaTCCGACGGCGATCCCGTACTGGCGGAGAAGGGAGATGAGCTGCAGAACACCCTCACGCATCGGTATGCCGTGCGTCGTCGCGTAAGAACGGAACAGCTGCAGCTTGCGGCGGCACAGGCCGTAGAGAGTGTTCGACTCCGCCGTGTCATCCACCTCGCCGGTCGGCGGGGGGTTCTGGTTGTATTTCTTGAAAATTTCGTTCAGGCCGTAGAAGGGCTTCACATGCCGTAGGTAAGCGAGGTAGAGCTCCTTTGTCATCGAAAAGTCCGAAAAGCCGTGCTGATGAAAATGCTCCTCCAGCGTTTGTGTCCAGGCATGGTAGTGAACGCCCTCGATGTCCTCGACGACGCTATCGAGCTCAAATACGACGCAGTCGAAGTCGAACACGCGCACTTCTCTAAAGAGCCGCACCGTTTCAGGGTGATTCAGTCGCAAGGTGATGCGGTTTACGCCGGCGTGAACCAGGATGAGGTCCGTCACACCCTCTGGAGCGCTGACTAGTGTGTATGTAACGAGCCTCTTTGTCACCAGGACGCGCACGAGacagccgcggtgccgcgcgtGGAACTCGAACTCGTCCATTTCTTCACTCAAAACGGGGTTGAAGTGCAGCACGCCCTGCGCCACGCGCAGTCCGCAGATTCCCACCGCCATGGAGCTCCACgaccccgccgccgcggtgcagtggaggccgccgccggagtTGCCGATGAGGTTGTCGATGTCCACAAAGAGTGAGTCGTGAAAGTAGCTCATCGCCTTGTTTGAcagacgcagctgcgccgcgacgacgctAAAGATGgcgagccgcagcgccgagtCCGAAGCGGTTACAGCTTCGTAAAACGTGAAGTCCGCCTTTGCCTCATCCAACGAGAAGCTGTCTGGCGCGAGCATGATTGCGAGCAGCACGTCCGGTATGTGACACACTCGATGCCGGTACACCACTGTCGGGTGGTACAGCGATGTCAGCGGgccctccgcgccgtcctTGAGCGACGTGAGGTTCCAGTGCTTCTTCCGCATGAACGACTGATCCATGGGGTGGATACGATGGGTGCCGTCGAAGGGCAGCACcatcttcgccgccgcctggtCCATGGCAACAATGTCGTTTTCCGTCATCTGAGCTCGGTGCATAATGCCGTGCCACATCTCCGGGTTCTCCTGTcgcagcatcaccgccagCTGAACCGCCCACTGCAGATGCATCTGTGCCATCAAGTTCGTGAAGAAGTTGTTGTCGGCGACATCATTGTACGTGTCGGGGCCCGACACCGAGCGCAGGTGAAACAGGCCTTTCTCCCACGTGCCCCACTGCAGCCAGACAAGCGCCGTCGTGAAGACGAGGTCAGCACCGCCTTGCACGAGGATGCTAGTGTCGTTCGTCGCCGTCACATACTCCTTTAGCGCGtagacgacgacggcgttcACGAAGAGAAACGCGCCGCAGTAAGGCGTGGGGTTCTTCTCTCCAGTCACGGTACGATATGGGAACAATGCGCCGCGGGGCAGTGACAAGTCCGCCGCAATGTCCTTTGCCTCATTCAGTGTACGAATGCGGAACTcaagcagcgcgcgcgccttcttGGGACACGCGTGGGAGAGGAACGGCACGATCAGCGCGTCCACATCCCACTGCTGTACACCCAGGAGCATATCGCCTGTCAGACCGCGGGTCGGAAAGCAGTAGTACGGGTCCCCGCTGGTCGACATGTAGGTCTGCAGGATATTGAAGCGGAAGGCGCCCTGCACATCCGCCCTCGGTTCCACCCGCACATCCGCCGTGTCCCAGAAGGCGTTCATAACGTCGCGgtgctccgccagcagcccCTCGTAGCCGAGTGCTGCCACCTTGCGAGTCTGATGCGTCGCCACGTCGAGCAACTCCTCCGTCGTTGAATCCTCGTCGCCGAAGTGGCCGATAACTTTGACAAACTCGACAATGACGCCATCGGAGATGCAGCTCGTGTAGGACGTCTCCGTCCCCCACTCTGTCTCGCGACTGTTTGGGGTGAGAGTCGTCGGAGACGCGGCCGCCGGGCTCGATGGCGAAGCACTGCACGACGGGGCGGGACCAGATGGAGATGTGCCAAAGCCCGTGtcaccgccggtgccgccttGGGTGGGGGTGCTGGCGTCCCTCGTCGGGAAGGTCTGTATGCCAGCAGGGTAGGAGCGGGACGTGCACGTCTCGACAGAGGCGATGGCGAGATGACGGCAGCTATTACGCGTTCGCACGAGCACGACGCTCATGGCGTCTTGAATGTTCGACTGAGTGAGCATCGTCTCGACGTCGTACTCGGCAGCTGAAAGGAATGTGCGCGAGATGAGGCGCACGTCGGTGTTGTGCGCGTTTCGCACGCTCATCTTGTAGTGCATGGCGGAGATGTTCTTGCGCGCCGCAGAAACAAAGCGGCGCGTCTCGACAGTGAtctcgcggtgctgctggttgGAGAACCAGACGAAGCGGCGATACAGCTCCCCTGTGCGCAGGTCGAGGCGACGAGTGTGGCTCCGTGTGGGACCCCGTGCGGCGCTAATGTGCTCGCCGCTGAGGAACGCGTCGATGCAGAAGGGATCTGGCGTGCGCAGGCGGTAGCCCTCCTTGGTGGAGAGACCAGCTGAGAAAGAGCGTGGATGCATGAGAGGACGCTGCTCATAAAACCCGGAGAAGTACACTCCTCGCTGTCCACGAGGGCCATTGACGCTATTGCCATtactgccgccgccctgcgcgcgcgagtgGTGCCAGTCTCCCCCATCACCCAAAGGAGAATGTCGATCCTTGACGTCGCTGAACAGCTCATCATCACCTCGACGACTGTTGTGATACGAGCGCTGACGACTAATGTGCGCCCTGTGCCGTTCGTGGCGGTTCTGGCCCGCTTCCGTCTCCTCTGCATGCCCACGCACGCCGACGAGGCCGTTtccgagagagaagagcgtcTCGCTCACAAGTGCCTGGCCGCCAACCGGCAGGGtgtcctcgcgcagctcccaTCGGTCCACCTTGATGGTTGCATCGATGCGACGTCCGACAGACGCGCTGCCGGCTCCGTCTTCAGTGACCTTTGATAACATTACGCATGAAACAAAACAGAAAGTGCAGAGAAAACACACTgagcggaggggggagacaATACAAAATAAAAAAATGAGCCGCCCGAAAGACGCGGTGAGAATGCGTGACAAGCGGTGGTGGACGCCAGCGGTCGATCCAAACAacggtgcgcgtgtgtgtctgtgttccTATGCCACCTAGAATGAATCTGCTGTTGACGCTCCTGTGCACATACAGACGCACGCGCTAGTCAATGTCGAGCGCGTTAAGGGTCAGATTGTCCAACAGAAATAGGCGAGATGGGTGGGGATGACAAGTTCACGGGAGTTTGCTATGATTGCTCGGGTACTGCCCCACGAGTGCGGTATGGGAAAGGATGTCCACGAAGAAGATAGGAATAatgaaaacgaaaagaaaaaacatGCAACAAAGGAGTTCGCAAGTCGGCCGGCGTGGAACCGCACGGAAAAggcgggaggagagagcgaagggGCGACAGCGGAGACGAGGTGTGGTGCGGAGCAGCGAACAAGAGAGACGCAGACAACACAAGGACAAGCACagcaagaaaagagagagagcggtggCCGTTACGAAATCGGAGGGAGGAAACATTCGTAGacatgggggagggggctagCACACAAGGGCCTCACACCAAGCAGCGTGAAAAGGTTCATCGGCTCGTTGAGACACGCTCATGCAACGGAAGCGCCGAGGTGATACGCTTGTGGGCGGCAGCTCTGCCTGTGTATATCTTTTTTTGCATACCCTGTCTCCGTTTCACTACGCGCGCGTAGGGAAAGAATAGGAGTGGCGGGTCTACCGCAGAGACGCGCCGCCTGCATCTCGTTCATCTCCGTTGCATGCGCCAGAGTTCGACCGgttgttgtttgttttcggctgttgttgttgctcaACTCGGGACTGACGAAGCGCCATTCCTCCCCCAC comes from the Leishmania infantum JPCM5 genome chromosome 36 genome and includes:
- a CDS encoding putative glycosyl hydrolase, which produces MLSKVTEDGAGSASVGRRIDATIKVDRWELREDTLPVGGQALVSETLFSLGNGLVGVRGHAEETEAGQNRHERHRAHISRQRSYHNSRRGDDELFSDVKDRHSPLGDGGDWHHSRAQGGGSNGNSVNGPRGQRGVYFSGFYEQRPLMHPRSFSAGLSTKEGYRLRTPDPFCIDAFLSGEHISAARGPTRSHTRRLDLRTGELYRRFVWFSNQQHREITVETRRFVSAARKNISAMHYKMSVRNAHNTDVRLISRTFLSAAEYDVETMLTQSNIQDAMSVVLVRTRNSCRHLAIASVETCTSRSYPAGIQTFPTRDASTPTQGGTGGDTGFGTSPSGPAPSCSASPSSPAAASPTTLTPNSRETEWGTETSYTSCISDGVIVEFVKVIGHFGDEDSTTEELLDVATHQTRKVAALGYEGLLAEHRDVMNAFWDTADVRVEPRADVQGAFRFNILQTYMSTSGDPYYCFPTRGLTGDMLLGVQQWDVDALIVPFLSHACPKKARALLEFRIRTLNEAKDIAADLSLPRGALFPYRTVTGEKNPTPYCGAFLFVNAVVVYALKEYVTATNDTSILVQGGADLVFTTALVWLQWGTWEKGLFHLRSVSGPDTYNDVADNNFFTNLMAQMHLQWAVQLAVMLRQENPEMWHGIMHRAQMTENDIVAMDQAAAKMVLPFDGTHRIHPMDQSFMRKKHWNLTSLKDGAEGPLTSLYHPTVVYRHRVCHIPDVLLAIMLAPDSFSLDEAKADFTFYEAVTASDSALRLAIFSVVAAQLRLSNKAMSYFHDSLFVDIDNLIGNSGGGLHCTAAAGSWSSMAVGICGLRVAQGVLHFNPVLSEEMDEFEFHARHRGCLVRVLVTKRLVTYTLVSAPEGVTDLILVHAGVNRITLRLNHPETVRLFREVRVFDFDCVVFELDSVVEDIEGVHYHAWTQTLEEHFHQHGFSDFSMTKELYLAYLRHVKPFYGLNEIFKKYNQNPPPTGEVDDTAESNTLYGLCRRKLQLFRSYATTHGIPMREGVLQLISLLRQYGIAVGCVSGSKNARWVINETTKGSSIFDNFLEGKEGEELGLRWRPEMDYFEACAHRMDAATNRAVVVMDGIDGFSKKALERFRMVVDVSLTPEETTLSIPRVFAKNLGDITMETLNEYTVRGGVVNHLREM